The sequence TTTATGGACTGATGCGCACATGTTTTCACAATTAAGGCATCCGTCACATAAATTGTTGTTTACAACAATACTTTCCATTGTTTTCCTCCTATAAACCTAGTTCTTTACACTCTGCATCGACATATTTTTGTATTTTTTCAATGTGTTCTTCATCTAAGTGTTTGAATCTTTTTTGTGGTGCTAAATATTCTTTAACAGGTTTTCTTTCTTCTGGTCTGTATGTAATTTCAAATTCACCATTTTCGATTTCATATAAAATCCAAGATCCAGTTTCAACAGCTAATCTACCCATTTCGATAGTCTTTTCAGATGGATATCCCCAACCTGTAGTACATGGTTGTTGTAAGTGGATGTATGCAGGACCATCAATTGAAGCTGCTTTTTTCACTTTGTTGACATAATCTTCAGGATATGCGATTGATGCGGTTGCTACATATGGAATTCCATGAGCGGCCATAATCATTGGCATATTCTTTTTAGGTCTGTCTTCTCCAAAGCTGGCAACACCTTTTGGGGAAGTAGTGGTACTTGCACCGTATGGTGTAGCTCCACTTCTTTGAATACCGGTATTCATGTACGCTTCATTATCATAACATATGTAGAGCATGTTGTGTCCTCTTTCCATAGCTCCGGACAATGATTGTAAACCAATATCTACAGTACCTCCGTCACCACCAAAAGCAACAACATTTACATCATCTTTTCCTTGAATTCTCAATGCACTTTCTACACCGGATGCCACTGCCCCGGAGTTTTCAAATGCAACATGTATAAATGGGACTTCCCATGAGGATTCTGGGTATGGGGTGGTCATAACTTCAAGACAACCAGTAGCAGAAATAGCTACAGTGTTTTCTCCTAAAGCATTAAGAGCTAATTTTACAGCAATGGATGCTCCACAACCAGCACAGCCTCTGTGTCCCGGTGCTAATAAATCTTTATCAGGTATATCTACCATATCTATTCCTCCTTAAGTCCAATCCATGTGACATCTTTTTCAGGTACTTTGGTTTTTTCATAAGCTTCTATGATTGAATCTGGGGTAATGTCTCTTCCACCCAAACCTGCGATAAATCCATAAATTTCCTTATCGATTTTTACTTTCATGTCAGCATATAATGCTCCACCAATTCCAAATGAGAAGTTTTTATCAATAACAGCTATTTTTTCACAATTTGCCACTGCTTCGTTAATTGCTTCAACAGGGAATGGTCTGTAAGCTCTAATTTTAAGTAAACCTACTTTTTCACCTTTTTCTCTTAATTGGTCTACTATTACTCTAATAGTACTGCAAAGTGATCCCATTGCAACAAATATTATTTCCGCATCTTCAGTTTTGTATGCATCCACAAGACCATATTTTCTTCCGAATATTTCCGCGAATTCATCACAAGTTTCTTGGATTACGTCAAGTGAGTTGTCCATAGCAACTTGCATTGCGTATCTTGCTTCAGTATAATAATCTGGGTCTGCAAAGTTACCGATTGACATTGGCTCTTTTGGATCAAGGAATGCATGTTCCGGAACATATGGAGGTAAGAACTTGTCTACACTTTCTTGATCTGGAATTTCTACAGGTTCAACAGTGTGTGTTAAAATAAATCCATCTAAACATACCATTGACGGAAGTAAAACATTAGGATTTTCTGAAATTTTGTAAGCCATTAAAGTTGTGTCCAATGCTTCTTGAGCATTTTCGACATAAATTTGCAACCAACCTGCATCTCTTTGCGCAATTGAGTCTTGTTGGTCATTCCAAATATTTAATGGTGCAGAAATTGCCCTATTTGCATCCGCTAAAACGAATGGGGTTCTCATACCTGCTGCAGCATATAAAATTTCATGCATTAACATTAATCCTTGTGAAGATGTTGCTGTAAATACTCTTACTCCAGCACCACTAGCTCCAACAGCAGCACTTATTGCACTGTGTTCTGATTCTACTTTAACATATTTAGCATCAATTTTTTCATCAGCAACATATTGTGCTAAGTATTCTGAAATTGTAGTTTGCGGAGTAATTGGATAAACAGGAATAACTTGTGGTTTTGCTAATCTAACAGCTTCTGCAACTGCTTTATTTGAGGTCATTACTTCTTTTACCATTTCATCACTCTCTCTATTCTTTTACCATTTCGATTGCATCTGAAGGGCATTCGTGTGCACAAATTCCGCATCCTTTACAGTAATCGTAATCGATATCATGTTGTTTGTTTACACTGGCATCTGGACAGAATAAAATGCAGTTGTCACAATCAATACATTTTTCCTTATCTAATACAGGTTTAAATGTTCTCCAGCTTCCAGTTTTATTATTTCTACTATTACCTGGGTTTTTAATTACACATCCTATAGTTACCATCATAACCACCATTTATCCCATATCATAAGCTTTTTTAGTAGCTTCTACATTTAGCTCTCCAACTTTTCCAGGGAATGTTTCTTTAATCACTTCAAGAAGTGAATCAATTGTCACTGCTTGGGTTTTCTTAGCAAAATATCCTAAAATAATAGTATTCACGATGTTACGGCCTAACATGTCTAATGCAATTCCTGTTGCGTCAATACTGTAGACTTCATGTTCTCCACTGCCTTCAAATTCAGTAGTGTTTATGGTTACTTCAGTATTGTCTTTAATTCCAGAAAATACATCTACCACATTTAATAATCCATCGTCTAAAACAAGTACATAATCTGGATTATATACTTGGTATCTTAAATCAATTGGCTTATCATCAATTCTTGTGAAAGCCATAACTGGAGCTCCTCTACGTTCAACTCCAAAGAATGGAAAAGCTTGGGAGTAGTTACCATCTTTAAATGCTGCTTTAGCTAAAATTTCAGCAGCTGTTACGGCTCCTTGTCCGCCTCTTCCATGAAAACGAATTTCAATCATTAATTTTCCTCCATATATTTATCATGTATAATCATTATAAATTCCAAAATATATAAATCTTATGTTTATTTCTAATTATTTAAGAAATTTGTTTAAATTATTTTATTTAAGTGGATTGTTTTTTGTTAATTTTTTCAATAAAGCCTTATTGTTACTTCATATTAATTAATATGGCTTGTAATAAGTTTTTTTAAACAAATTTTTTCTAAAAGATTTAATATAACTTAATTCATATAATAATTTAATAGTGACTTTAATTGAATGGTTATTATGAACGTTTTGATTATTACTGGCAACTTAGCATATCCTTTAATTAAGGAAGTAGTTTCTGATTCGAAAGATAACATTATTGTACATGTGGCTGAAACTCAAGTAGCGGCATTTTTAACTCCTAGACAAATTATTAAAGAAGTTAAAACTCATTTTAATGATAAATTGGATGAAATAGATTTGATTTTGGTCCCAGGATTAATTAAAAAAGGCACTAGGGAAATTACTAAGGAGTTGGGAATTCCAACATTTAAAGGATCAACGGACGGCGCTGATCTCGCAATGGTTCTAAATTTAATAGGCAACATTACTTTATCTGAGGATAAACCTGCTGATAAATTAATTGAAGAGGAAAAGAGAAAAGAAGCAATCAAATTCATTGAAGAGTTTGAAAACGATGAGGAAAATATTGAAGAACTTCTCAAAAAACCAAATAATATCTTAATAAGAAACCTCCCTGTCGGTGAGGATTTCCCGATGAGGGTGCTTTCTGAAATTGCAAACGCCCCATTCTTATCAAAAGAAGCTTTAATTAACAAATGCCAGTATTTTGTTGATTCTGGAGCAGACATGATAGATATCGGTATGGCTGCAGGTGAAGATTTTTCAGACAAAATCCCAGAATTAATTGAAACTTTAAGGCCAATCGTTGGGGATAGGCCATTAAGCATAGATACTTTAAATGCAAATGAGATTAAAGTTGCTGCAGAGAATGGAATCGATTTTGTTTTAAGTCTTGATTTGGGAAATAACGGTGAAGTTCAAGACATTCTAAAGGAGAAAAACATCCCTGCCGTGTTGCTTCCAACTAATTTTTCTGAAGGTATCTCACCAAAAACCCCTTCTGAACGAGTGGAATCGATGCATCAATTGATTAAGGATACTGAGGGTCTAAAGTATGTTGCGGATTTGATTTTAGATCCGGTTAACAGTTCAAGTATTGTTGAATCAATCATTGCATGCCATGATTTTCATAAGGTAAATCCTGCTCCGATGTTTTTTGGCGTTGGAAATGTAACTGAATTAATGGATGCTGATTCTGGTGGTGTTAATGTACTTTTGGCAGGAATTGGTATGGAACTGGGCGTTAGCATATTGTTCACTCCTGAAGAAAGTGGAAAAACAAGGGGTAGTGTTTATGAGTTGTCCACTGCATCTAAAATGATGTTTTTAGCAAAACACAGAAAATCAATACCAAAAGATTTGGGAATTAATTTAGTTGCTTTTAAAGACAAACATAAAAGAAACGATGTTATTTTAAATGAAAGGGATGGAATTGAAGAAACAAGACTTCAGGAACCTCTAAAATTTGTAAGGGATAAAGCGGGTAGTTTTAAAATTAGCGTTGATTATGGAACTACTGTAAAAGATAGTAAGATTATAGCAACTCATTTTATTAAAAATAAGCCTGATTTAGTAATAATAGGTCAGACAGCTAAAGAAGTATATGAAGAAATCATAACAAAAAAATTAGTTTCAAGAATGGAACACGCAGCTTATTTGGGATCAGAACTTCAAAAAGCAGAAATAGCCATGATTACTGGAAAAGAATATGTTCAGGATTTTGATTTATTCAAAAATCCTGATGAGTTTAAAAATTAGTTTTAATCAAAATCGGCTGAATTAGGTGTGTCTTCGGATTGTCCTGCGTTAGGTTGGTTTCCTCCGCTGGATTGTCCTCCTCCTGAAGAACTTGAGGAACCTTGTCCACCGCTTCCACTGCCAGTGTTACTGCTACCACTTCCAGTTGAACCTGATGAACTGGATCCAGAATCACTATTTGGACTTGTTGATGCCGTATCATTATTTAAGTCAGTATCATCTGTGGTTGTTGTATTGTTCACGACTGTGGTATTGTCATTTGCCAATTTAAATCCAGTTCCAGTAATTATTAGACAGACAAGTGCTGCTAATACAATAAGAATTAATAATACTAGGATAATTGCATTATCTTTTTCCATATTACTTAACCTCCTTGAATAATTAATAATAATATATTAATTGTATAACAATATATACTTAATTAGATAAAATTTATATAAATTTATAATCAATCATATTTTAATAATCAAATTTTTATGGAAGGTTGTATTTTGCAAACAGAAAATATTACTATTAAAGATATTGATAAGTTACTTTTAAATGCAGAATATGTTTCAAATAATGAAATATCCACCACTGTATATTTATCTTTGCTTCTTGGAAGGCCAATGCTTATAGAAGGTCCTCCTGGCGTTGGAAAAACAGAACTTGCAAAAGTGATTGCCGAATCGTTTGAAAGGGATTTCTTTAGGATTCAATGTTATGAGGGAATTACATTCGAACAAATCGTTGGAGAATGGAATTATCAAAAGCAATTGCTGCATCTTGAAGCTGCCAGAAATGACCTAAACACTGAAGAAAAAATATTTGATGAGCAATACTTTATTCAAAGACCTTTGCTTAAAGCGTTTTTAAATGAGAATGATTCCGTATTGTTGATAGATGAGATTGATAAGGCGGATGAGGAAGTGGAAAGTTTTTTACTTCAGGCATTGGGAGAAAAAGAAATCACCATTAATGATTTGGGGACTTTCTATCTTCAAAATGATTTAATTGTTATTTTGACTTCAAATTCACAAAGGTCACTTCTTGATGAAACCAAAGACAGATGTTTGTTTTTATATATTCCTTACCCAAGTGTTGAAAGGGAAATCGAAATTGTCAAATCAAAAATCCCTGAAGCCGATGATGAGATCGTGTCCAAAGTTGTTAAATTGGTTCACAACATACGTAATCTTAACTTAATGAAAAAGCCTTCTGTAAGAGGTACTGTTGACTGGGTCAAATCAGTTTCTAATTTGGGAACTAAAAACATCGATGAATCTTTAGAAAGCAGCATTGGTGTTGCTATCAAAACTGAAAGCGATAAAAAAAGAGTTATTAAAGATATTTTGAATAAACGATAAGATGATTAAAAAGATCGCAAATTTGTCAGCTCAGCTTAGAGAAAAAGGTTTGCCCGTAAGTGTAAGAAGCACGCAAGCGGCTGTTAAAA is a genomic window of Methanobrevibacter sp. containing:
- the porA gene encoding pyruvate synthase subunit PorA, with translation MVKEVMTSNKAVAEAVRLAKPQVIPVYPITPQTTISEYLAQYVADEKIDAKYVKVESEHSAISAAVGASGAGVRVFTATSSQGLMLMHEILYAAAGMRTPFVLADANRAISAPLNIWNDQQDSIAQRDAGWLQIYVENAQEALDTTLMAYKISENPNVLLPSMVCLDGFILTHTVEPVEIPDQESVDKFLPPYVPEHAFLDPKEPMSIGNFADPDYYTEARYAMQVAMDNSLDVIQETCDEFAEIFGRKYGLVDAYKTEDAEIIFVAMGSLCSTIRVIVDQLREKGEKVGLLKIRAYRPFPVEAINEAVANCEKIAVIDKNFSFGIGGALYADMKVKIDKEIYGFIAGLGGRDITPDSIIEAYEKTKVPEKDVTWIGLKEE
- a CDS encoding pyruvate ferredoxin oxidoreductase subunit gamma, with amino-acid sequence MIEIRFHGRGGQGAVTAAEILAKAAFKDGNYSQAFPFFGVERRGAPVMAFTRIDDKPIDLRYQVYNPDYVLVLDDGLLNVVDVFSGIKDNTEVTINTTEFEGSGEHEVYSIDATGIALDMLGRNIVNTIILGYFAKKTQAVTIDSLLEVIKETFPGKVGELNVEATKKAYDMG
- the porD gene encoding pyruvate synthase subunit PorD, which codes for MVTIGCVIKNPGNSRNNKTGSWRTFKPVLDKEKCIDCDNCILFCPDASVNKQHDIDYDYCKGCGICAHECPSDAIEMVKE
- the porB gene encoding pyruvate synthase subunit PorB, whose protein sequence is MVDIPDKDLLAPGHRGCAGCGASIAVKLALNALGENTVAISATGCLEVMTTPYPESSWEVPFIHVAFENSGAVASGVESALRIQGKDDVNVVAFGGDGGTVDIGLQSLSGAMERGHNMLYICYDNEAYMNTGIQRSGATPYGASTTTSPKGVASFGEDRPKKNMPMIMAAHGIPYVATASIAYPEDYVNKVKKAASIDGPAYIHLQQPCTTGWGYPSEKTIEMGRLAVETGSWILYEIENGEFEITYRPEERKPVKEYLAPQKRFKHLDEEHIEKIQKYVDAECKELGL
- a CDS encoding MoxR family ATPase, whose product is MQTENITIKDIDKLLLNAEYVSNNEISTTVYLSLLLGRPMLIEGPPGVGKTELAKVIAESFERDFFRIQCYEGITFEQIVGEWNYQKQLLHLEAARNDLNTEEKIFDEQYFIQRPLLKAFLNENDSVLLIDEIDKADEEVESFLLQALGEKEITINDLGTFYLQNDLIVILTSNSQRSLLDETKDRCLFLYIPYPSVEREIEIVKSKIPEADDEIVSKVVKLVHNIRNLNLMKKPSVRGTVDWVKSVSNLGTKNIDESLESSIGVAIKTESDKKRVIKDILNKR
- a CDS encoding dihydropteroate synthase-like protein gives rise to the protein MNVLIITGNLAYPLIKEVVSDSKDNIIVHVAETQVAAFLTPRQIIKEVKTHFNDKLDEIDLILVPGLIKKGTREITKELGIPTFKGSTDGADLAMVLNLIGNITLSEDKPADKLIEEEKRKEAIKFIEEFENDEENIEELLKKPNNILIRNLPVGEDFPMRVLSEIANAPFLSKEALINKCQYFVDSGADMIDIGMAAGEDFSDKIPELIETLRPIVGDRPLSIDTLNANEIKVAAENGIDFVLSLDLGNNGEVQDILKEKNIPAVLLPTNFSEGISPKTPSERVESMHQLIKDTEGLKYVADLILDPVNSSSIVESIIACHDFHKVNPAPMFFGVGNVTELMDADSGGVNVLLAGIGMELGVSILFTPEESGKTRGSVYELSTASKMMFLAKHRKSIPKDLGINLVAFKDKHKRNDVILNERDGIEETRLQEPLKFVRDKAGSFKISVDYGTTVKDSKIIATHFIKNKPDLVIIGQTAKEVYEEIITKKLVSRMEHAAYLGSELQKAEIAMITGKEYVQDFDLFKNPDEFKN